A genomic segment from Thermodesulfovibrionales bacterium encodes:
- a CDS encoding 4Fe-4S dicluster domain-containing protein: MTIGIKGIQRWRRLTEVLQGAVILGIPFLKIGGESALRFDIPSLKLHFFGVTLWMEEFFIVLVAVIFVTFLIVLITVVFGRIWCGWLCPQTVIVDFTRFVDRASSKGFGYKLASLAATLAVSVIVAASLIWYFVSPYEFFGRLLSEDMGKIIWGFWIVLTGILFLNFVFLRHRFCATVCPYAKLQSVLYDNGTLVIAFDPERREECMDCMACVRVCPVGIDIRKGMSGACINCAECIDKCTEMRAKVKKESLINYSFGLPGEKRKIIRQNVVMISLITLASFAFLLHLFFSRVAIDMTVLPNQGFLPRTSADGTALNSYLLSFRNRSRADLTVKIRAKGERGEVSIIPDTILLKAGEYRKIPVFVRMEGEALKGGSGGVDISVESRQDERVDTITKKVYFEVPHS; the protein is encoded by the coding sequence ATGACGATCGGGATTAAGGGGATTCAGCGATGGAGGCGTCTCACAGAGGTACTTCAGGGAGCGGTCATCCTCGGAATCCCCTTCCTGAAGATTGGAGGCGAGAGCGCCCTGAGGTTCGATATCCCCTCGTTGAAGCTCCACTTCTTCGGCGTGACACTCTGGATGGAAGAGTTCTTCATCGTCCTTGTGGCGGTCATCTTCGTGACCTTCCTCATCGTCCTCATCACCGTGGTCTTCGGAAGGATATGGTGCGGATGGCTCTGCCCTCAGACCGTTATCGTCGACTTCACCAGGTTTGTTGACAGGGCCTCGTCAAAGGGATTCGGGTACAAGCTCGCATCTCTTGCAGCGACCCTTGCCGTCAGCGTCATCGTTGCCGCAAGCCTCATCTGGTATTTTGTCTCTCCGTACGAGTTCTTTGGACGGCTCCTCTCGGAGGATATGGGAAAGATCATATGGGGATTCTGGATCGTCCTGACAGGGATACTCTTCCTGAACTTCGTCTTCCTCAGACACAGGTTCTGCGCAACAGTATGCCCATATGCAAAGCTCCAGAGCGTCCTTTACGACAATGGTACCCTTGTTATCGCCTTTGACCCGGAGAGGAGGGAGGAGTGCATGGACTGCATGGCCTGCGTCAGGGTCTGTCCCGTCGGTATAGACATCAGGAAGGGCATGAGCGGTGCTTGTATAAACTGCGCCGAATGCATTGATAAGTGCACGGAGATGAGGGCGAAGGTGAAGAAAGAAAGTCTGATCAACTACTCTTTTGGCTTGCCGGGGGAGAAGAGGAAGATCATCCGTCAGAATGTGGTCATGATCTCCCTTATAACGCTCGCCTCCTTTGCTTTTCTCCTCCACCTTTTTTTCTCAAGGGTCGCCATAGACATGACGGTGCTGCCAAACCAGGGCTTTCTTCCGCGAACCAGTGCTGACGGCACTGCGCTGAACTCCTATCTTCTCTCTTTCAGGAACAGGTCGAGGGCCGACCTCACGGTGAAGATCAGGGCCAAAGGAGAGAGGGGGGAAGTGAGCATTATTCCTGACACGATCCTCCTCAAGGCAGGGGAATACCGGAAGATCCCCGTATTCGTCAGGATGGAAGGAGAAGCGTTGAAAGGCGGCTCCGGCGGCGTTGACATCTCTGTCGAATCGCGACAGGATGAGAGAGTTGATACAATAACAAAGAAGGTGTATTTTGAGGTGCCTCATTCATAA
- a CDS encoding cbb3-type cytochrome c oxidase subunit II codes for MASEFHHKLHTSPIFFAVLSAVVILVGTVVTMFIPMLTQQMHPKLENLKPFTALQLAGRDIYQRDGCHYCHTQTVRPLKTEVMRYGEYSKAGEFAYDHPFLWGSKRTGPDLARIGGKYPDAWHYRHFENPQAFFTESNMPKYGWLKNNILDPKEVEARMKALDFPYSQDEINGLNGKTEMDALVAYMQVIGTAVKKQVEMPSLAAIKESHVANPLAGDPKAIELGKALYASNCAACHGADGKGGIGPSLVDDEFLYVKGDVPDDDYFEVINNGTQPGMIEDGRTAKGGMPPFGTSMDKSKIWSLVAYIRSLQGK; via the coding sequence ATGGCAAGCGAATTCCATCATAAACTCCACACGAGCCCGATATTCTTTGCGGTCCTGTCGGCAGTAGTCATTCTTGTCGGAACGGTCGTGACGATGTTCATTCCGATGCTCACGCAGCAGATGCACCCGAAGCTCGAGAACCTCAAACCCTTCACGGCGCTCCAGCTCGCCGGACGGGACATCTATCAGCGGGACGGCTGCCATTACTGTCATACGCAGACCGTGAGACCTTTGAAGACAGAGGTGATGCGCTACGGCGAATACTCAAAGGCCGGGGAGTTCGCGTATGACCATCCTTTTTTGTGGGGGTCGAAGAGGACGGGGCCGGATCTCGCGAGGATCGGTGGAAAGTATCCCGATGCATGGCATTACCGGCACTTTGAAAATCCCCAGGCCTTCTTCACCGAGTCGAACATGCCGAAATACGGCTGGCTGAAGAACAACATCCTCGATCCGAAAGAGGTGGAGGCACGCATGAAGGCCCTGGACTTCCCATATTCGCAGGATGAGATCAACGGCCTGAATGGGAAGACCGAGATGGACGCCCTTGTGGCGTATATGCAGGTGATCGGGACTGCCGTCAAGAAGCAGGTCGAGATGCCTTCCCTGGCTGCGATAAAGGAAAGCCACGTGGCGAATCCTCTTGCCGGTGATCCAAAGGCGATTGAACTGGGGAAAGCCTTGTATGCCTCGAACTGTGCAGCATGCCATGGCGCAGACGGCAAGGGCGGGATCGGACCGAGTCTCGTTGACGACGAGTTTCTCTACGTGAAAGGCGACGTTCCCGATGACGACTATTTTGAGGTCATCAATAACGGGACCCAGCCGGGCATGATCGAAGACGGCCGCACGGCAAAGGGAGGCATGCCGCCCTTCGGCACGTCCATGGATAAGAGCAAGATATGGTCCCTGGTTGCATATATTCGTTCCCTGCAGGGGAAATAG
- a CDS encoding cbb3-type cytochrome c oxidase N-terminal domain-containing protein: MAEELDSLKEFLVEESVDAKRKIPIGWLILFWGLILWGIYYFVSYTPAISGWSQQKAYEESVKK, translated from the coding sequence ATGGCAGAAGAACTCGACAGCTTAAAGGAGTTTCTCGTTGAAGAGAGTGTGGATGCAAAGAGAAAGATCCCCATCGGATGGCTGATACTCTTCTGGGGGCTGATCCTCTGGGGTATCTACTATTTTGTCTCTTACACCCCCGCTATCAGCGGCTGGAGTCAGCAAAAGGCATATGAGGAGTCGGTGAAGAAATAG
- a CDS encoding FixH family protein: MKTVIAIVVLVGLLSVVGAIIVGTRTFEGIVTEKPYEKGLSWDRTEKERASSGLRIEILTKTFVTGDNDILFSVLDREDRPFDGEAVSITISRPSSATYDRTFNTVMAGEGVYRASVSFPLHGFWDLKIPVPVKGKEIVFEKRIYVEKGGSSR, encoded by the coding sequence ATGAAAACCGTTATCGCAATCGTCGTCCTTGTGGGACTTCTCTCTGTTGTCGGTGCCATCATAGTCGGAACGAGGACTTTTGAGGGGATTGTTACGGAAAAGCCTTATGAGAAGGGGCTCTCCTGGGACAGGACGGAGAAGGAAAGGGCCTCGTCAGGATTGAGAATCGAGATTCTGACGAAAACCTTTGTGACGGGAGACAATGACATCCTCTTCTCGGTCCTGGATCGGGAGGACAGGCCTTTTGATGGTGAAGCCGTATCGATCACGATCAGCAGACCGTCATCGGCGACATATGACAGGACCTTCAATACTGTCATGGCAGGGGAAGGGGTCTACAGGGCTTCCGTCAGTTTTCCTCTCCATGGTTTCTGGGATCTGAAGATTCCCGTGCCCGTCAAGGGCAAAGAGATTGTCTTCGAAAAAAGGATCTATGTCGAGAAAGGAGGATCATCTCGATGA
- a CDS encoding CcoQ/FixQ family Cbb3-type cytochrome c oxidase assembly chaperone, whose translation MHATAISYLIFGLVLVVLFVVIIVFYYSKKRHERVEEPKYRMLDDDDRD comes from the coding sequence GTGCACGCAACTGCGATAAGCTATCTCATATTCGGTCTCGTGCTCGTCGTCCTCTTTGTGGTCATCATCGTCTTTTATTACTCGAAAAAGAGACATGAAAGAGTCGAAGAGCCGAAGTACCGGATGTTGGACGATGACGATCGGGATTAA